The proteins below are encoded in one region of Clostridium fermenticellae:
- the dnaN gene encoding DNA polymerase III subunit beta, which produces MKFVCNRSTLQNGISVVQKSITGKSSLPILNGILITAAENELTLVGSDIDLSIETKVNAEVYEEGSIVLDSKIFGEIIRKLPNDNIHINTINSNSVEILCQKSRFTLIYMDPLDFPPLPNINENDMFSIPQKILKNMIKSTIFAVAVDETRPILTGVLFEIKNKKLNLVALDGYRLALKSENLDTDNTISAVIPGKTLNEVSKILEEKDNVKITFTPNHILFNINKTKIISRILEGEFIKYNSIIPNEFNLKVTAKRIELLNSIERASLMAQAENTNLIKLNIEDENMIITSNSQLGMVREETSIILQGESLEIAFNSKYLIDVLKTMEEDEIVMDFSSSISPCIIRNKEIDNCIYLVLPVRLSKK; this is translated from the coding sequence ATGAAATTTGTATGTAATAGAAGTACACTTCAAAATGGAATTTCAGTAGTTCAAAAATCAATTACCGGAAAATCTTCATTACCCATTTTAAATGGTATATTAATAACAGCTGCAGAAAATGAATTAACTTTAGTAGGATCAGATATCGACTTAAGTATTGAGACAAAAGTTAATGCAGAAGTATATGAGGAAGGAAGTATTGTACTTGATTCAAAAATATTTGGAGAAATAATAAGAAAACTGCCCAATGACAATATACATATAAATACAATAAATAGTAATTCAGTAGAAATATTATGCCAAAAATCAAGATTCACCTTAATATACATGGATCCTTTAGATTTTCCACCATTACCTAATATTAATGAAAATGATATGTTTTCTATACCACAGAAAATACTTAAAAATATGATAAAAAGTACGATTTTTGCAGTTGCTGTAGATGAGACTAGACCAATTTTAACAGGTGTTTTGTTCGAAATAAAAAATAAAAAATTGAATTTAGTAGCATTAGATGGATACAGATTAGCTTTAAAATCAGAAAATCTTGATACAGATAATACTATAAGTGCAGTAATACCTGGAAAAACATTAAATGAAGTTTCTAAAATATTAGAAGAAAAGGATAATGTAAAAATTACATTTACTCCTAATCATATATTATTTAATATAAACAAGACAAAAATAATATCTAGAATTTTAGAGGGAGAATTTATTAAATATAATTCTATAATACCTAATGAATTTAATTTAAAAGTTACTGCTAAAAGAATAGAACTATTAAATTCTATAGAAAGAGCTTCACTAATGGCACAGGCTGAAAACACTAATTTGATAAAATTAAATATAGAAGACGAAAACATGATAATAACATCTAATTCTCAATTGGGAATGGTCAGAGAAGAAACCAGCATAATTTTGCAAGGTGAATCACTTGAAATTGCATTTAATTCAAAATACTTAATAGATGTATTAAAAACAATGGAGGAAGACGAAATTGTTATGGATTTTTCAAGCAGCATAAGCCCTTGTATTATAAGAAATAAGGAAATAGATAATTGTATATATCTTGTTTTACCAGTAAGGTTATCTAAAAAATAA